In Candidatus Defluviilinea proxima, a single genomic region encodes these proteins:
- a CDS encoding acyl-CoA dehydrogenase family protein, which yields MNFSLSPEHQMAQKMVRDFVQKEIAPVIKEHDRKQEPIPFALKRMGELGILGLPFPVRYGGQGMDYLAWGLACEELEAMDTSLRVAMSVHTGLSAMSIFQWGTEEQKEKFLKPLASGQKIGCGAFTESGMGSDVAAMRTNAKRDGDYYILNGEKMWISLASKADLALVTVKTDPSSSKPSSALTSFIVDLHSDGVKTGDLHGKLGVRAGATGWISFTDVKVPVANRLGEEGEGFKITMAGFDHGRYTVASGTTGIIRASLEASVKYAKTRTTFGKPIAEHQLIQEKIAKMSQDYEIAKLLYYQVGWLKNEGKRCTRETSFAKKFATEASFSAATEAIQIHGAYGFSDEYDVERYMRNSKGAMIYEGSSEVQTLIQAGYALGERTDKPLRCEAPAYDEAFWQGE from the coding sequence ATGAACTTTTCCCTATCCCCCGAACATCAAATGGCACAAAAAATGGTGCGCGACTTTGTCCAAAAAGAGATCGCGCCTGTGATCAAAGAGCACGACCGCAAGCAGGAGCCGATTCCCTTTGCGCTCAAACGTATGGGCGAGCTTGGCATTCTAGGGCTCCCCTTCCCAGTTCGTTATGGCGGGCAGGGCATGGATTATCTCGCGTGGGGGCTGGCGTGCGAGGAACTTGAAGCAATGGATACGTCGTTGCGCGTGGCGATGTCTGTGCATACGGGCTTGAGTGCGATGAGCATTTTTCAGTGGGGCACCGAGGAACAGAAAGAAAAATTTTTGAAGCCGTTGGCAAGCGGACAAAAGATCGGATGCGGCGCCTTCACCGAATCAGGCATGGGATCAGATGTGGCGGCAATGCGGACAAACGCAAAGCGGGATGGGGACTACTACATCCTGAACGGCGAAAAGATGTGGATCTCCCTCGCCTCAAAAGCGGACCTCGCGCTTGTTACCGTCAAAACTGATCCATCCTCGTCCAAGCCTTCTTCTGCACTCACCTCCTTCATCGTAGATTTGCACAGTGACGGTGTGAAGACTGGCGACCTGCATGGCAAGCTCGGTGTACGTGCGGGCGCAACAGGTTGGATCTCGTTCACCGATGTGAAGGTACCCGTTGCAAACAGACTCGGCGAAGAGGGCGAAGGATTCAAGATCACAATGGCTGGCTTCGACCACGGACGGTATACCGTGGCTTCAGGTACGACAGGCATCATCCGTGCTTCACTGGAAGCAAGCGTGAAATATGCAAAGACGCGCACGACATTTGGCAAGCCAATCGCCGAACATCAACTCATTCAAGAGAAGATCGCGAAGATGTCACAGGATTATGAGATTGCAAAGTTGCTCTACTATCAAGTGGGATGGTTGAAGAACGAGGGCAAACGTTGCACACGCGAGACATCTTTCGCGAAGAAGTTCGCCACGGAAGCATCGTTCAGTGCGGCGACCGAAGCGATACAAATTCACGGCGCATATGGGTTCAGTGATGAGTACGATGTAGAACGCTACATGCGCAACTCAAAAGGCGCGATGATCTACGAAGGCAGTTCAGAAGTGCAGACTTTGATCCAGGCTGGATACGCTTTGGGCGAGCGGACAGACAAACCGTTACGTTGCGAAGCGCCTGCCTACGATGAAGCATTCTGGCAAGGTGAATAA